A genome region from Trichoderma asperellum chromosome 7, complete sequence includes the following:
- a CDS encoding uncharacterized protein (EggNog:ENOG41~TransMembrane:7 (o33-52i59-78o94-114i135-152o172-196i217-238o250-270i)), whose protein sequence is MDTDTQLLVDALIVREISSSTQEFKLYHYNPTIGGAVAFVLLFLGTTSFHTYQSFRTRCWFVIPFIIGGIFEFIGYAARCVSGKESPNWTLGPYITQSLLLLVAPSLFAATIYMELGRIITLVNGESHCFIRKKWLTKIFVFGDILSFFLQGGGGGYQASGTASALETGSHIIIVGLFVQLVFFGFFIVVAVKFHLSISRVPTVRLTNELPWQKHMKALYVASIFIMVRSIFRVVEYLQGFNGYLLHHEAYLYIFDALLMFLVMVLLNVVHPSELAASMKHKTAVDHEFNLRVFTERHHRLGSDMS, encoded by the exons atGGATACCGACACCCAACTCCTGGTAGACGCTTTGATCGTCAGAGAGATAAGCTCTAGTACACAGGAGTTCAAGCTCTATCACTACAATCCTACTATCGGCGGAGCTGTTGCCTTCGTCCTCCTTTTCTTGGGCACAACCAGCTTCCATACGTACCAATCATTTCGGACTCGGTGTTGGTTCGTCATCCCTTTCATAATTGGTGGTATTT TTGAGTTTATTGGTTATGCTGCCCGTTGTGTATCAGGCAAAGAATCGCCAAACTGGACTCTAGGACCGTATATCACTCAgtctctcctccttctcgtcgcaccttctctctttgccgcGACAATCTACATGGAGCTAGGGAGAATCATCACCCTTGTGAATGGCGAGTCTCATTGTTTTATTCGAAAGAAATGGTTGACCAAGATCTTTGTTTTCGGAGacattctttccttttttcttcaaggcGGAG GGGGAGGTTATCAGGCGTCAGGTACTGCATCTGCTCTAGAGACTGGATCACACATTATAATTGTTGGCCTCTTTGTACAACTGGTCTTCTTCGGGTTCTTCATCGTGGTCGCTGTTAAATTCCACCTATCCATCAGTCGTGTGCCCACGGTCCGTTTAACCAACGAGCTCCCATGGCAGAAACATATGAAGGCCCTCTATGTCGCAAGTATCTTCATCATGGTGAGATCTATTTTCAGAGTGGTAGAGTATCTCCAGGGTTTCAATGGGTATCTGCTTCACCACGAAGCATATTTGTACATTTTTGACGCTCTGCTCATGTTCTTGGTCATGGTGTTATTGAATGTGGTGCATCCAAGTGAATTGGCAGCATCAATGAAGCACAAAACGGCGGTGGATCATGAATTCAATTTGAGAGTGTTCACCGAACGCCATCACAGACTTGGGTCGGACATGAGCTAG
- a CDS encoding uncharacterized protein (TransMembrane:2 (o38-55i255-275o)~EggNog:ENOG41): MALLHHWTWSTSQSIADFPDVSRYWQTVFPQIAFEHTFVMHAILSLAALHQAYLYSERRKQLTMEAMRYHNQAIQGFQRGIEHMNDSNSDALFACSSLNIIYVFAMYGQLYEDAEFDMTPVARKSRILGAEWLPMVRGVEAILHPVYQRVRLGPLSSLLNLGNWDHLDPDSEHVADDERFRSLGNIWTDSGDREIYDKTLFLLRKALAYMKQFETMNAETAETLSYNRRLSGPLIWIYTAPGEYFLRLHQRQPHAMLLFAYFGVVFHSMNGYWFFEGWGRNIVKVVDELLGEYWEPWTEWPKLVVGLS; encoded by the coding sequence ATGGCTCTATTACACCACTGGACATGGTCGACGAGCCAGAGTATTGCCGACTTCCCCGACGTGAGCCGCTACTGGCAGACCGTGTTTCCACAGATTGCGTTTGAGCACACTTTCGTCATGCACGCTATTCTCAGCTTGGCGGCTTTGCATCAGGCATACCTTTACtcggaaagaagaaagcaattGACAATGGAGGCTATGCGGTATCACAACCAGGCAATACAAGGCTTCCAGCGCGGCATTGAGCATATGAATGATAGCAATAGCGATGCGCTGTTCGCCTGCTCCTCGTTAAACATCATTTATGTGTTCGCCATGTACGGGCAACTTTACGAGGATGCGGAATTCGATATGACCCCGGTAGCCCGAAAGTCACGAATACTAGGCGCGGAGTGGCTTCCAATGGTACGTGGTGTTGAGGCTATTCTACATCCCGTGTACCAGCGCGTCCGGCTCGGGCCATTGAGTTCGCTATTGAACCTTGGAAATTGGGACCACCTGGATCCGGACTCCGAGCATGTAGCCGATGATGAGCGCTTCCGCAGCCTTGGCAATATATGGACAGATAGTGGCGACCGTGAAATCTATGATAAGACGTTATTTCTTCTTAGAAAAGCTCTCGCATATATGAAACAGTTTGAAACCATGAATGCTGAGACCGCGGAGACCTTGAGCTATAACAGGAGATTATCTGGGCCTCTTATCTGGATATACACCGCGCCTGGGGAATATTTTCTGCGATTACACCAACGGCAACCACATGCGATGCTGCTCTTTGCTTATTTTGGTGTGGTATTCCATAGCATGAATGGTTACTGGTTCTTTGAGGGATGGGGAAGGAATATCGTAAAAGTAGTTGATGAACTATTGGGGGAGTACTGGGAACCGTGGACAGAATGGCCAAAACTGGTTGTAGGTCTATCATAG
- a CDS encoding uncharacterized protein (EggNog:ENOG41~TransMembrane:7 (o25-47i54-73o85-113i125-150o162-186i207-228o240-260i)), whose protein sequence is MAFETYKPSLDDPNAWVPYRYYPSIPAAAIFIALYSIVTIAHIVIIVTRRTWSFTPFIIGGLFELVGYIGRAISAGDIWALGPYIVQSILLLVAPALFAASIYIILGQIMVFVNGGEFSLVPRRWLTKVFVAGDVISFLLQMAGGGIQAAGTLDFLNLGEKIIIAGLFAQIVFFGFFIVVAITFEVRFTRHQAALSLKLAKWKKHMYTLYVGSLLIMVRSIFRVVEYLMGNNGFLLRHEYLLYIFDATLMFLVMVLFLWVHPSQLRTSPSPEEATYTLDIDANNALKQKGSSHHRSHRV, encoded by the exons ATGGCTTTCGAGACTTACAAACCTTCGCTTGATGATCCAAACGCTTGGGTACCATACCGATACTATCCCAGCattcctgctgctgccataTTCATCGCGCTTTATTCTATCGTAACCATTGCTCATATCGTTATCATCGTCACACGTCGAACATGGTCATTCACACCTTTCATTATCGGTGGTCTTt TTGAACTCGTCGGCTACATCGGACGGGCTATTTCGGCCGGAGACATTTGGGCTCTAGGACCATATATTGTTCAAAGCATCTTACTTCTTGTGGCACCGGCGTTATTCGCTGCATCGATCTATATAATACTCGGCCAGATTATGGTCTTTGTTAACGGAGGAGAATTCTCTTTAGTGCCGAGGAGATGGTTGACGAAGGTATTTGTCGCTGGAGATGTCATCTCGTTTCTTCTACAAATGGCCG GTGGCGGTATTCAAGCAGCTGGCACATTAGATTTCCTCAATCTGGGCGAGAAAATCATCATTGCTGGACTTTTTGCACAAATTGTCTTCTTTGGATTTTTCATCGTCGTTGCTATAACCTTTGAGGTACGATTCACGCGACATCAAGCGGCATTGAGTCTGAAACTTGCCAAATGGAAAAAGCACATGTATACGTTATATGTCGGCTCCTTGCTCATCATGGTCCGGTCCATTTTCCGCGTCGTCGAGTACTTGATGGGTAACAACGGCTTCTTACTTCGACACGAGTACCTTCTTTACATTTTCGACGCTACCCTGATGTTTCTCGTCATGGTTCTATTTCTTTGGGTTCATCCAAGTCAACTTCGAACTTCACCCTCTCCCGAAGAAGCAACCTATACCTTGGATATTGACGCAAACAACGCCTTAAAACAGAAGGGATCTTCTCACCACCGAAGCCATCGGGTATAG
- a CDS encoding uncharacterized protein (EggNog:ENOG41) translates to MGHARRQHTKSRLGCQTCKRRKIKCDESKPQCGNCARFSVPCDFSPIPAQATSLAPKSTRRGRPRSDWASWAEQLRLSSAASAPRACTCSAKRLDVDSLELFHNFMTTTAQTLGDDIKLWSEGVPQLGVQHPCILELILALSSFHLARMKPDNAPRYLELAEKHSTFAIQEATEFLKHLDSETSAPLYVIAVLICFTALAKGPTPGHLLLVAEHGQISWLSLLRGVKFVVSMSGWPSIFSGALADYQPQPEKEKQQEEPSLSKPLVTGIEDWRLSLNGISDLIAVVGVQRVRNAYEHEMEVLLGCFESTFGKGRDSRQTIKGTMQAVMSWVYQLNDVFIEQLENKDTIALTILGHFCVLLSTIERYWFIEGWARHTIQEILHISEACRRWLSWPIKYLE, encoded by the exons ATGGGTCACGCGCGGAGACAGCATACCAAGTCTCGTCTTGGTTGCCAAACGTGCAAAAGGCGAAAAATCAAG TGTGACGAGTCCAAACCTCAGTGCGGGAACTGCGCTCGATTCAGCGTCCCTTGTGACTTTTCTCCTATTCCTGCGCAGGCTACAAGTTTGGCTCCCAAGTCAACTCGTCGAGGCCGGCCTCGATCCGACTGGGCGAGTTGGGCCGAGCAGCTTCGCCTGAGCTCTGCAGCTTCCGCCCCAAGAGCATGTACATGTTCAGCCAAGCGGCTTGATGTTGATAGCTTGGAGCTATTTCATAACTTCATGACCACCACTGCGCAAACATTGGGCGACGATATCAAGCTCTGGTCTGAAGGGGTGCCTCAGCTTGGCGTTCAGCATCCTTGCATCCTTGAACTTATCCTGGCCTTGTCATCTTTCCACCTTGCTAGAATGAAGCCGGATAATGCGCCAAGATATCTGGAGCTTGCTGAGAAGCACTCAACCTTTGCTATACAAGAAGCAACCGAGTTCCTCAAACACCTAGATAGCGAGACCTCAGCACCACTTTACGTCATTGCCGTTCTCATATGCTTCACAGCTTTAGCTAAAGGACCTACTCCGGGCCATTTGCTTCTGGTTGCCGAGCATGGACAAATCTCGTGGCTGTCATTGCTCCGTGGCGTGAAATTCGTCGTTTCCATGTCGGGGTGgccatccatcttctccggTGCGCTGGCCGACTATCAACCTCAgccggagaaggagaaacAGCAAGAAGAGCCGTCCCTGTCAAAGCCCTTGGTGACTGGCATTGAGGACTGGCGCTTGTCCTTGAACGGCATTTCAGACCTGATAGCCGTCGTTGGAGTGCAGCGTGTCAGGAATGCTTACGAACACGAGATGGAGGTATTGTTAGGCTGCTTTGAGTCAACCTTTGGCAAGGGCCGAGATTCCCGGCAAACCATCAAAGGCACGATGCAGGCTGTCATGTCCTGGGTCTACCAGCTGAATGATGTATTCATTGAGCAGTTGGAAAATAAAGACACGATTGCCTTGACTATCTTGGGTCACTTTTGCGTTTTGCTCAGCACTATTGAACGGTATTGGTTCATTGAAGGATGGGCGCGGCACACCATACAAGAAATCCTTCACATCTCGGAGGCATGTCGCAGATGGCTTTCCTGGCCAATTAAATATTTGGAATGA
- a CDS encoding uncharacterized protein (EggNog:ENOG41~TransMembrane:7 (o26-43i50-68o80-101i122-146o158-181i202-219o239-258i)): MANNNTETKGYAPFDLYPYNPSQGPAFAFLGFFGVLCLLHLVAMIPYRSFFPLPLVIGCGMEASAYWFRSQSHNDVRKTLPFVLQNLLLLSAPPFLAASIYMSPRRIARVLKTEHLTIRPRVLTKLFVLVDTICLGTQFAGSIMSGSENADEASHGRIIVLAGLTLQIAAFGFFAVWTSCFQKRLASASFPYPLSSELPWQRYIYGLYAISVLFIVRNITRIIEFQQGSNGEILAHEAYLYALDSSVMLAIVTIFLILHPAGKTT, encoded by the exons ATGGCGAACAACAACACAGAAACTAAGGGATACGCTCCGTTCGACTTGTACCCCTACAACCCATCTCAAGGCCCGGCATTCGCCTTCTTAGGCTTTTTTGGCGTCCTCTGTCTTCTTCACTTGGTGGCCATGATTCCATATCGCTCATTTTTCCCTTTGCCCCTCGTTATCGGCTGTGGTA TGGAAGCCAGCGCCTACTGGTTTCGATCACAATCCCACAACGATGTACGAAAGACTTTACCCTTTGTACTCCAAAATTTACTACTCTTGTCGGCGCCGCCATTCCTGGCGGCGAGCATTTACATGTCCCCTCGCCGCATTGCACGAGTCCTGAAAACAGAGCACCTAACGATACGTCCTCGTGTATTGACGAAGCTGTTCGTTCTCGTCGACACCATCTGCTTAGGGACACAGTTTGCCGGATCCATTATGTCCGGCAGCGAAAATGCCGATGAGGCAAGTCACGGGAGGATCATCGTCTTGGCAGGCTTGACCCTTCAGATCGCCGCGTTTGGCTTCTTTGCGGTTTGGACCTCTTGCTTCCAAAAGCGTTTGGCATCTGCGTCATTTCCGTACCCGCTGAGTAGTGAGCTCCCGTGGCAGCGCTACATCTATGGTCTCTATGCCATCAGTGTTCTTTTCATCGTCCGCAATATCACTCGCATAATTGAGTTTCAACAGGGTTCCAACGGCGAGATTCTCGCGCACGAAGCGTATCTCTACGCGCTCGATAGCTCCGTCATGTTGGCCATTGTCACAATCTTTTTGATCTTGCATCCTG CTGGCAAGACGACCTGA
- a CDS encoding uncharacterized protein (EggNog:ENOG41~TransMembrane:1 (o553-572i)) produces MDRRAVSNNTFGPNTIIVQGDFTSPGPLPTVNNAAHANGSRREREIEILRRLYKLPYDDRKNRNPDRAQKTCEWFVAHKRFQEWQESKQSTTLWVSADPGCGKSVLSKHLIDSILPSSVSRTTCYFFFKDDFEDQNNVVNALCCILHQLFKQKRVLLSEAILEEFEIYREDITGSFGKLWNALLSVAENRSAGEIVCVLDAIDECEDRGRSQLARALQTLYNTGRSFNLKFLLTSRPYVDIRHGFRPPDIPKLAVIHLSGESDVEMMKISQEIDTFIRARVQVVGEKLQLTDDEQDLLLRELMRVPNRTYLWVHLTLDLIEQDLDLDKTAIVRTTSHLPNTVEEAYEKILSRSRNLEEAKKLLHIVVAAARPLTLSEMNLALTLRSHHQSYSDLELKSEERFRENVRDLCGLFVAIINSKIYLLHQTAKEFLVQNNSTNVSKLIYANLKWKHSLCPQESHRILAEICIWHLLFAEFGAQDSEEEEMISWCTDNSVFLDYSAKHWTTHVRESHIKVKNSLSQSILKLCDENSNTCLLWLRIYWRNTNTDFPHSFTALMIASYFGLATVIKLLLKLDSTDLNSKDGTYERSALSWAAGNGYHVAVKLLIKGGRSRWKGIKLPFKAGAQVDSKDRHNLTPLSHAVLNGHVAAAKLLLKAGASVNAKDNIGGTPLSYAVCNGHEHMVNLLLKKGTIVNSEDDMSAALLLSAAGEGHEGIVKLLLDRGRVDPDSKDKYGHTPLHLAVLFGHRHIIELLLENKVTITEEVLKAAAENSGNGKEILTLLLDQREDQVLITEEVIKAAAGNFQYNEEIIALLLNQRGDEITITEDIIKAAVESVWNNKEVMALLLNHQGGEITITEDIIKAAAENSFNSKEVIELLLNLRGDEITITEDIIKAAARNEWSGKEVMELLLDRRGDEINITEEVIKAAAENRNFSKGMVALLLDRRKQQMMRE; encoded by the coding sequence ATGGATCGTCGCGCTGTTTCCAACAATACATTCGGTCCCAATACCATTATCGTTCAAGGCGACTTTACATCCCCTGGGCCACTTCCGACTGTGAACAATGCGGCCCATGCCAATGGATCAcgtcgagagagagaaatagagaTCCTGAGAAGACTTTATAAATTGCCATATGATGATCGAAAAAATCGAAATCCAGATCGGGCCCAAAAAACCTGTGAGTGGTTTGTAGCTCACAAGCGCTTTCAAGAATGGCAAGAAAGCAAACAGTCAACAACACTTTGGGTATCTGCAGATCCCGGATGTGGAAAGTCGGTCCTATCAAAGCACCTGATCGATTCAATACTGCCAAGCTCAGTCTCCAGAACAACATGCTACTTCTTCTTTAAGGACGATTTTGAAGATCAGAATAATGTCGTTAATGCTCTCTGCTGTATCCTACATCAACTTTTTAAGCAAAAACGTGTCCTACTCTCCGAAGCCATTCTCGAAGAGTTTGAAATATATAGAGAAGATATTACTGGCTCATTCGGGAAACTTTGGAACGCCCTTCTCAGTGTTGCTGAGAACAGGAGCGCTGGCGAAATCGTGTGTGTTCTAGACGCAATTGATGAATGCGAAGACCGCGGAAGATCTCAACTCGCTCGAGCGTTACAAACACTCTACAACACTGGAAGAAGCTTCAATTTAAAGTTTCTTTTAACTAGTCGACCCTACGTTGATATTCGGCATGGTTTCCGGCCTCCGGACATCCCAAAGTTGGCTGTTATTCATCTGAGTGGGGAGAGCGATgttgagatgatgaagatatcCCAGGAGATTGATACTTTTATTCGGGCTAGAGTCCAGGTTGTCGGAGAAAAACTTCAGCTTACGGATGACGAGCAAGACCTTTTACTGCGAGAGCTTATGCGGGTTCCTAACCGAACTTATCTATGGGTGCATCTCACTCTGGACTTGATTGAGCAAGACCTCGATCTCGACAAAACTGCAATAGTCAGAACCACTTCCCACCTTCCAAATACGGTTGAAGAGGCATACGAAAAGATTCTATCCAGAAGCCGCAATTTGGAAGAGGctaagaagctgctgcatatTGTGGTTGCAGCCGCGCGGCCCTTAACCCTGAGTGAGATGAACCTAGCGTTGACATTGAGAAGCCACCACCAGTCGTATAGCGACCTTGAGCTCAAATCAGAAGAGCGATTCCGAGAGAACGTACGAGATCTCTGCGGCCTCTTCGTAGCGATTATCAACTCAAAGATCTACCTGCTTCACCAAACAGCAAAGGAATTTTTAGTCCAGAACAACTCGACCAATGTTTCCAAACTTATTTATGCAAATCTCAAATGGAAACACTCACTATGCCCGCAAGAATCTCACCGTATTCTCGCCGAGATCTGCATCTGGCACCTACTCTTCGCAGAATTTGGGGCCCAAGattctgaagaagaggaaatgatTTCCTGGTGCACTGACAACTCGGTCTTCCTCGACTACTCTGCCAAACATTGGACCACTCACGTCCGCGAATCGCATATCAAGGTCAAGAATTCACTTAGCCAATCAATATTAAAGCTCTGCGATGAGAACTCGAATACTTGTCTGCTTTGGCTTAGGATCTATTGGAGGAACACAAACACAGATTTCCCGCACAGTTTCACTGCCCTCATGATTGCATCCTATTTTGGGCTTGCGACAGTGATAAAACTCTTACTTAAATTAGATAGCACTGACCTAAATTCGAAGGATGGTACATATGAGCGGTCAGCACTGTCTTGGGCTGCAGGAAATGGCTATCACGTCGCTGTAAAGCTTCTAATCAAGGGCGGCAGGAGCCGCTGGAAAGGCATCAAGCTACCATTTAAGGCGGGAGCACAAGTGGATTCGAAGGATCGACACAATCTAACACCACTGTCCCACGCCGTTTTAAATGGGCAcgttgccgccgccaaactCTTACTTAAGGCAGGAGCCAGCGTCAACGCAAAGGATAATATTGGAGGGACGCCATTATCATATGCCGTTTGTAACGGACATGAACACATGGTAAATCTACTTTTAAAGAAAGGAACCATTGTCAACTCCGAGGATGACATGAGCGCGGCGCTGCTTTTGTCCGCTGCAGGGGAGGGCCATGAGGGTATCGTGAAGCTCCTGCTTGATAGAGGCAGAGTTGATCCTGACTCAAAGGATAAATATGGCCACACGCCATTACATCTGGCTGTCTTGTTTGGCCATAGGCATATCATTGAACTCCTACTTGAAAACAAAGTCACCATAACAGAAGAGGTCTTAAAGGCTGCAGCAGAAAATTCGGGAAATGGCAAGGAAATATTAACATTACTCCTTGATCAGCGAGAAGACCAGGTTTTAATTACAGAAGAGGTCATTAAGGCTGCAGCAGGAAATTTTCAGTATAATGAGGAAATTATAGCATTGCTCCTTAACCAGCGAGGAGACGAGATTACTATTACAGAGGACATTATTAAAGCTGCAGTAGAAAGTGTATGGAATAATAAGGAAGTGATGGCATTGCTCCTTAATCATCAAGGAGGCGAGATTACTATTACAgaggatattattaaagctgcaGCTGAAAATTCATTTAATAGCAAGGAAGTGATAGAATTGCTCCTTAATCTTCGAGGAGATGAGATTACTATTACAgaggatattattaaagctgcaGCAAGAAATGAGTGGAGTGGCAAGGAAGTGATGGAACTGCTCCTTGACCGGCGAGGAGACGAGATTAATATTACAGAGGAGGTTATTAAAGCTGCGGCAGAAAATCGGAATTTTAGCAAGGGAATGGTAGCATTGCTCCTTGACCGGCGAAAGcagcagatgatgagagaaTAG
- a CDS encoding uncharacterized protein (TransMembrane:11 (i274-293o299-320i346-367o373-395i402-427o447-472i484-508o528-547i591-611o617-636i648-671o)) yields the protein MAPSSRNPTTWDEYDGVASPTGSVSSNPFDEERALLDDEDDDAGTHPAGRNIERRRSSVTERLAAMADVGGVNSFRSFARSWQRAAAFPEVIPRRPSFILATDQQLTGDTGDDVEYSRSSDSLDARAPSSGFGRHADGSPRLGSSFAGSSNNIVDSHYRERESKPLDEEMASGALPATYSSHSSIFGSSPYLATPSIIGSYGSYRSTGYGTIGAPSLIRHRPSIIRISGQAEDEGGEEDIAVFGEEQPIMVKEVKQGNKVVLTVDGQSTLPQSVFNSINAIIGVGLLSLPLAFKMSGWILGLVILTLTAGVTAHTAKLLAKCMEYDASLITYSDLAYVSFGARARIIVSFLFTIELIAACVALVILFSDSLALLLPGVAGVNFWKCVCAVVTLILNALPLRWLSYTSIIGIFSTFCIVCVVIADGLIKTDAPGSLWQPATTHLLPKNWLALPLAYGLMASPWGAHSVFPSIYRDMRHPHKWGRGVAITFSFSYVLDTCLAVIGILMFGDGIREAITSNIIRSSGFPEGLTIFMCICVTIIPLTKLPLNARPLITTADVLCGLHQSHHHHHHHAANNPADRQSNFIRSCLRGLVRVVVVLILLCISILFPAFDSVCAFLGAALCSLISVILPILFYLKLYGKEVSVRERIVLLCLLALFSVLGLVGTVWTFLPKDLIGV from the exons ATGGCGCCGTCTTCGAGGAATCCGACAACATGGGACGAGTACGATGGGGTGGCATCGCCCACTGGCAGCGTCTCCTCGAATCCATTCGACGAGGAACGGGCGTTgctcgacgacgaggatgatgatgctggcacACACCCAGCTGGCCGAAACATTGAGCGCAGACG GTCTTCTGTCACCGAGCGTCTTGCCGCCATGGCTGATGTTGGCGGCGTCAACAGCTTCCGGTCTTTTGCCCGTAGCTGGCAGCGCGCTGCTGCCTTTCCAGAAGTCATTCCTCGTCGCCCGAGCTTCATCTTGGCTACGGACCAGCAATTGACTGGCGACACGGGCGATGATGTCGAGTATTCGCGGAGCTCGGATAGTCTCGACGCTCGCGCGCCTTCTAGCGGGTTTGGGCGACATGCGGATGGATCGCCGCGACTGGGCAGTTCGTTTGCTGGCTCGAGCAACAACATTGTAGATTCCCACTacagagagcgagagagcaaGCCGCTAGACGAAGAAATGGCGAGCGGTGCGCTGCCTGCTACGTATTCGAGCCATTCTAGCATTTTTGGATCCTCCCCTTACTTGGCTACTCCGTCCATTATCGGTAGCTATGGTTCATATCGCAGCACGGGATATGGTACGATTGGGGCGCCGTCTCTCATTCGACATCGGCCGTCGATAATCCGAATTAGCGGCCAAGCAGAGGACGAAGGTGGTGAAGAGGACATTGCTGTCTTTGGCGAGGAGCAGCCGATCATGGTGAAGGAGGTCAAGCAAGGAAACAAGGTTGTTCTGACGGTTGACGGCCAGAGCACCCTGCCTCAGTCCGTTTTCAACTCCATCAATGCTATTATTGGTGTTGGGTTGCTGAGCTTGCCGCTGGCGTTCAAGATGAGCGGCTGGATTCTGGGCCTCGTCATTCTGACTTTGACGGCAGGCGTCACGGCGCATACGGCCAAGCTGTTGGCCAAGTGTATGGAATATGATGCCAGTCTAATCACCTACTCTGACTTGGCATACGTTTCATTCGGCGCCAGAGCCCGCATCATTGTGTCGTTTCTGTTCACGATAGAGCTCATCGCTGCCTGTGTTGCTCTCGTCATCCTGTTTTCCGACTCTCTCGCACTCTTGCTTCCTGGCGTTGCGGGTGTCAATTTTTGGAAGTGCGTGTGTGCTGTTGTCACTCTTATTCTCAATGCTTTGCCCTTGCGATGGCTGAGCTATACCAGCATCATTGGCATTTTCTCTACGTTTTGCA TCGTCTGCGTTGTCATTGCCGATGGTCTCATTAAAACAGATGCTCCCGGCTCCCTGTGGCAGCCTGCTACTACGCATTTGTTGCCTAAAAACTGGCTGGCGTTGCCTCTTGCCTATGGCTTGATGGCTAGCCCCTGGGGAGCTCACTCAGTTTTTCCATCA ATTTACCGAGACATGCGTCATCCCCACAAGTGGGGACGGGGTGTTGCAATCACCTTTTCGTTTTCT TATGTCTTAGACACCTGCCTCGCCGTCATTGGCATCCTCATGTTCGGTGATGGTATCAGAGAGGCCATCACTTCCAACATCATCAGGAGCTCTGGCTTCCCCGAAGGCTTGACCATCTTTATGTGCATCTGCGTCACCATCATTCCCCTCACCAAGCTACCGCTCAATGCTCGCCCCCTCATCACGACAGCCGATGTTCTCTGCGGCCTCCATCAgtctcaccaccaccaccaccatcacgcTGCAAATAACCCTGCAGATCGGCAATCTAATTTTATCAGATCATGTCTCAGGGGGTTAGTTCGTGTGGTCGTTGTCCTCATCTTGCTTTGCATTTCCATCTTGTTCCCGGCGTTTGACTCGGTCTGTGCATTCCTCGGCGCTGCGCTctgctctctcatctccGTCATCCTGCCTATTCTGTTTTATCTCAAGCTCTATGGGAAAGAGGTTTCGGTTAGAGAGCGTATCGTGTTGCTGTGCTTGTTGGCGTTGTTTTCGGTGCTTGGGCTTGTAGGTACTGTGTGGACGTTTTTGCCCAAGGATCTTATTGGCGTTTAA